The Dioscorea cayenensis subsp. rotundata cultivar TDr96_F1 chromosome 7, TDr96_F1_v2_PseudoChromosome.rev07_lg8_w22 25.fasta, whole genome shotgun sequence genome includes a region encoding these proteins:
- the LOC120264827 gene encoding LOW QUALITY PROTEIN: nuclear poly(A) polymerase 3 (The sequence of the model RefSeq protein was modified relative to this genomic sequence to represent the inferred CDS: deleted 1 base in 1 codon) yields MAYAHPVQRRVVVPGQAPLIVVDPRTLVFSPAPPPPPVGYLPGAIPAIASPAFPGVVVAPVALRLNPASLLRIDEQRTHELIQFMVSEGLVPTPEEDMKRRDAMEQLKQIVLAWIKLVACRHGLPKEVISSTSATILPFGSYGLGVHGSDSDIDALCIGPSFATLEEDFFDVLKNMIQSRPEVSEVHCVKSAKVPLMRFKFGGINIDFPYTQLQAISVPEFVDIFDPYLVVSNETSWRSLSGVRANIRILQLVPSLKNFQSMLRCIKLWARRRGVYSHLLGFFGGIHLAILAAHVCQRYPNASISALMAIFFEYFWLWRWPEPVILLDNSIPFKYPDGRALMPILMPCSPFEWCNSNITKSTFTKIKAEFQRGHFLTRDLARPDFDWTFLFKPFPYVEKYSHFLRILLTAHDGDELRDWVGWVKSRFRSLLLKLEAVQGYCDPNPIEYMDHNVAEPNVVFYWGLSPNGCFSISVDAIKEDFMKSVNKDDTYSAYQGSTCKLDMLIVESCQLPKYIHLDKGSTKELKACWKILDYSNHMKPIYSQYTPQYSGGT; encoded by the exons ATGGCCTATGCTCATCCAGTTCAAAGAAGGGTCGTCGTCCCCGGTCAAGCTCCCTTGATCGTCGTCGATCCGAGAACCCTAGTCTTCTCTCCGGCCCCTCCGCCGCCGCCGGTTGGCTACCTCCCCGGAGCTATCCCAGCAATTGCGAGCCCTGCTTTCCCTGGAGTCGTTGTTGCTCCTGTTGCTTTGAGGCTGAATCCTGCTTCCTTATTGAGGATCGACGAGCAGAGGACTCACGAGCTGATCCAG TTTATGGTGAGCGAGGGCTTGGTGCCTACGCCGGAGGAGGATATGAAGAGGCGAGATGCGATGGAGCAATTGAAACAG ATTGTCTTGGCATGGATTAAGCTCGTTGCTTGCCGGCATGGGCTGCCAAAAGAAGTGATCAGTAGTACAAGTGCAACGATTTTGCCATTTGGATCATATGGTTTGGGA gTTCATGGCTCTGATTCTGATATTGATGCTTTATGCATTGGTCCTTCTTTTGCAACTCTGGAA GAGGACTTTTTTGATGTCCTAAAAAATATGATTCAGAGCAGGCCGGAAGTATCTGAAGTTCACTGTGTCAAGAGTGCTAAAGTGCCTCTCATGCGTTTTAAATTCGGTGGGATTAATATTGATTTTCCATACACTCAGCTTCAAGCTATCTCTGTTCCTGAA TTTGTTGATATCTTTGATCCCTACTTAGTTGTATCAAATGAAACCAGTTGGCGAAGCCTTTCTGGTGTTCGTGCAAATATACGCATTCTTCAGCTGGTTCCAAGTCTGAAG AATTTTCAGTCTATGCTTCGGTGCATC AAACTCTGGGCAAGAAGGCGTGGAGTTTATTCACAT TTGCTTGGGTTCTTTGGAGGAATTCATCTGGCTATCCTCGCTGCTCATGTTTGCCAGAGATATCCAAATGCCAGTATAAGTGCTTTGATGGCTATTTTCTTTGAGTACTTTTGGCTTTGGCGTTGGCCTGAGCCAGTGATCCTGCTAGATAATTCTATACCTTTCAAGTATCCAGATGGCCGTGCTCTTATGCCAATTTTGATGCCATGTAGTCCATTTGAGTGGTGCAACTCTAATATTACAAAAAGCACTTTCACCAAAATCAAGGCAGAATTTCAGCGAGGGCATTTTTTGACCAGG GATCTTGCAAGGCCAGATTTTGATTGGACATTTTTGTTCAAACCTTTTCCTTATGTGGAGAAGTACTCTCATTTTCTTCGGATTCTCCTTACTGCTCATGATGGTGATGAACTTAGGGACTGGGTGGGCTGGGTGAAGTCACGTTTTCGCAGTCTTCTACTGAAG CTTGAGGCAGTGCAAGGATATTGTGATCCCAATCCTATTGAGTACATGGATCATAATGTGGCTGAACCAAATGTTGTATTCTATTGGGGATTGTCACCCAATGGATGCTTTTCCATTAGTGTTGACGCTATAAAGGAGGACTTCATGAAAAGTGTCAATAAGGATGATACATATTCAGCATACCAAGGATCTACATGTAAATTGGACATGTTGATTGTTGAGTCTTGCCAACTTCCAAAGTACATCCATCTTGACAAAGGAAGCACAAAGGAACTTAAGGCATGCTGGAAAATTCTGGATTACAGCAATCACATGAAACCAATCTATTCCCAATATACACCACAATATTCTGGTGGCACATAG